A region of Paractinoplanes abujensis DNA encodes the following proteins:
- the cobT gene encoding nicotinate-nucleotide--dimethylbenzimidazole phosphoribosyltransferase yields the protein MAEALAAIRPADEQAMAAARDHQARLTKPAGSLGALEELSVRLAGLAGVCPPPLPTPATVAVFAGDHGVHAQGVTPWPQEVTAQMVANFVAGGAVVNTFARQAGADVMVVDVGVALPLHGGATLLDANVRRGTADLSVGPALTRDEALAAVEVGVGVARALVASGAKCLLTGDMGIANTTPAAALIAVFTGSDPAAATGRGTGIDDAMLAHKVDVVRRALALHSPDPADPLGVLAAVGGLEHAALTGFVLGAAAERVPVIVDGVIAASAALAAAAFAPGAVAAMVAGHRSAEPGASVALAHLGLEPLLDLGMRLGEGSGAALALPVVQAAVRVLHEVATFDAAGVSEK from the coding sequence CTGGCGGAGGCGCTCGCCGCGATCCGGCCCGCCGACGAGCAAGCCATGGCCGCCGCCCGCGATCATCAGGCCCGCCTGACCAAGCCGGCCGGCTCGCTGGGTGCGCTCGAGGAGCTTTCCGTACGTCTCGCCGGCCTCGCCGGCGTCTGCCCGCCGCCGCTGCCGACCCCGGCCACGGTGGCCGTCTTCGCGGGTGACCACGGCGTGCACGCCCAGGGCGTCACCCCCTGGCCGCAGGAGGTCACCGCCCAGATGGTGGCCAACTTCGTGGCCGGAGGCGCGGTCGTCAACACGTTCGCCCGGCAGGCCGGAGCCGACGTGATGGTCGTCGACGTCGGCGTGGCCCTTCCGCTGCACGGCGGAGCCACCCTGCTCGACGCCAACGTGCGCCGCGGCACCGCCGACCTCTCCGTCGGCCCGGCGCTGACCCGCGACGAGGCGCTGGCCGCCGTCGAGGTCGGCGTCGGCGTGGCCCGGGCGCTTGTCGCCTCCGGCGCGAAGTGCCTGCTCACCGGCGACATGGGCATCGCCAACACGACCCCCGCGGCCGCCCTGATCGCCGTTTTCACCGGCAGCGACCCGGCCGCCGCGACCGGCCGCGGCACCGGCATCGACGACGCCATGCTCGCGCACAAGGTCGACGTCGTGCGCCGCGCGCTCGCCCTGCACTCGCCCGACCCGGCCGACCCGTTGGGCGTGCTGGCCGCGGTCGGCGGGCTCGAACACGCCGCGTTGACCGGCTTCGTCCTCGGCGCGGCGGCCGAGCGCGTCCCCGTGATCGTCGACGGCGTCATCGCTGCCTCGGCCGCGCTGGCCGCCGCCGCGTTCGCGCCCGGCGCCGTGGCCGCGATGGTCGCCGGGCATCGCTCGGCCGAGCCCGGCGCCTCCGTGGCGCTGGCCCACCTGGGCCTCGAGCCCCTGCTCGACCTGGGCATGCGCCTGGGCGAGGGCAGCGGCGCCGCCCTCGCATTGCCGGTCGTCCAGGCCGCCGTCCGAGTGCTGCACGAGGTCGCGACGTTCGACGCGGCCGGAGTGTCGGAGAAGTGA
- the cobC gene encoding Rv2231c family pyridoxal phosphate-dependent protein CobC yields MTVDLGHHGDTEVGAGLIDLAVNVRHEPLPAWLAGPLRESLGALAAYPDATEATAAVAARHGREPSEVLLTAGAAQAFVLLAQALRDARHPVVVHPQFTEPEAALRNAGHTVERVLLRERDGFRLDASLVPAEADLVFVGNPTNPTSVLHPADEIARLARPGRVLVVDEAFSDTTHREGVPGEPESLAGRGDLPGLVVLRSLTKTWGLAGLRIGYLLGPSGLLPRLAAAQPLWAVSTPALAAATACASPVAIRAEREIAARLAGERSHLVRRLGHVPNLTVAGDPASAFVSVRLPGADKIRLELRERGYAVRRGDTFPGLGADWLRIAVRDTATTDAFVDTLTTVLEERP; encoded by the coding sequence ATGACTGTCGACCTCGGCCATCACGGCGACACGGAGGTGGGCGCCGGTCTGATCGATCTGGCGGTCAACGTGCGTCACGAGCCCCTGCCGGCCTGGCTCGCCGGGCCCCTGCGGGAGTCGCTGGGCGCCCTCGCGGCCTACCCGGATGCGACCGAGGCGACCGCGGCGGTGGCCGCCCGGCACGGCCGCGAACCGTCCGAGGTGCTGCTCACCGCGGGCGCGGCCCAGGCCTTCGTGCTACTGGCCCAGGCTCTGCGCGACGCCCGCCACCCGGTCGTGGTGCATCCGCAGTTCACCGAGCCCGAGGCCGCCCTGCGCAACGCCGGCCACACCGTCGAGCGGGTGCTGCTGCGCGAGCGGGACGGGTTCCGTCTCGACGCGTCGCTCGTGCCGGCCGAGGCCGACCTGGTCTTCGTGGGCAACCCCACCAACCCGACCTCGGTGCTGCACCCGGCCGACGAGATCGCCCGGCTGGCCCGGCCGGGCCGCGTGCTGGTCGTCGACGAGGCGTTCTCCGACACCACCCACCGCGAGGGCGTGCCGGGGGAGCCGGAGTCGCTGGCCGGTCGCGGTGACCTGCCCGGGCTGGTCGTGCTGCGCAGCCTGACCAAGACGTGGGGGCTGGCCGGCCTGCGCATCGGCTACCTGCTGGGCCCGTCCGGCCTGCTGCCCCGCCTGGCCGCCGCGCAGCCGCTCTGGGCCGTCTCGACGCCGGCCCTGGCCGCCGCCACCGCCTGCGCCTCGCCCGTCGCGATCCGGGCCGAACGGGAGATCGCGGCCCGCCTGGCCGGCGAGCGCTCCCACCTGGTGCGACGGCTGGGGCACGTGCCGAACCTCACGGTCGCGGGCGATCCGGCCAGTGCCTTCGTCTCCGTACGCCTCCCGGGCGCCGACAAAATCCGCCTTGAGCTGCGCGAACGGGGCTATGCCGTACGCCGCGGCGACACTTTTCCGGGGCTGGGCGCCGACTGGCTGCGGATCGCGGTGCGCGACACTGCCACCACCGACGCTTTCGTCGACACCCTGACCACCGTGCTGGAGGAGCGCCCGTGA
- a CDS encoding transglycosylase domain-containing protein yields MSYLHMVAAGKVAPLVRAGLIAGLVIAGLAYPLAALAGLGVKAGTEALQSLPEELIEVPTAQTTYVYAKDNRTLLTMFYEEHRKPIKISEMSPYITQAIVASEDTRFYEHNGVDAKGVARAFVANQKAGGVSQGASTLTMQYVRMALRDGAQTPKEALEATEQTTQRKLREMRMAIELEKRMPKQEILERYLNAAYYGHRAYGIFAASQVFFSKLPRDLNLNEAALLAGLVKAPSAYDPATQDRQAATSRRNYVIDQMLKIKAITASQAAQAKREPIKLKLSAPPNDCISIADKHNDWGFFCDYLKSWWKEQPAFGSNPMEREENLRRGGYRIVTSIDPKVQASAMKHILDKEKRRSRIAHGQVIIEPNTGRVVSMAVNRRYSLDQKDNEKHSRFRKLKGNYPNTVNPLLGGGTMAGYQAGSTFKIFTMLAALDEGMPLSTSYYSPQRFYSKYITAPGPATCGVHWCPKNSTASMTGDQTMWSGFGKSVNTYFVQLEQKVGADKAVKMAERLGLRWRTDIDRKLASPEHAAGWGAFTLGVSDVTPIEMANVFATLAAEGNYCEPLPVRAIKNRDGKDATFKGKVIAAPRCHRAVTADVARAATDAARCVTGYGAARGGCGGWGTSEMVYSTLRRPVAGKSGTTDSNKSAWFCGFTPQLAAAAFVADPDNPEKNVGSNRSTTSKFTVAETLKDALKGQPKAKFTPPSDDLVSRWKDRDRDRDSDRDSDYDQREDD; encoded by the coding sequence TTGTCATACCTTCATATGGTGGCAGCCGGAAAAGTCGCACCCCTCGTCCGTGCCGGCCTGATCGCGGGTCTCGTGATCGCCGGTCTCGCCTACCCCCTAGCCGCCCTCGCCGGCCTCGGCGTCAAGGCGGGCACCGAGGCTCTGCAGAGCCTGCCCGAGGAGCTGATCGAGGTGCCCACGGCCCAGACCACGTACGTCTACGCCAAGGACAACCGCACGCTGCTGACGATGTTCTACGAGGAGCATCGGAAGCCCATCAAGATCTCCGAGATGTCGCCGTACATCACGCAGGCGATCGTCGCGTCCGAGGACACCCGGTTCTACGAGCACAACGGGGTGGACGCCAAGGGCGTGGCCCGCGCGTTCGTGGCCAATCAGAAGGCGGGCGGGGTGTCGCAGGGCGCGTCCACGCTGACCATGCAGTACGTACGGATGGCGCTGCGGGACGGCGCGCAGACGCCCAAGGAGGCGCTGGAGGCCACCGAGCAGACGACCCAGCGCAAACTGCGCGAGATGCGGATGGCCATCGAACTCGAGAAGCGCATGCCGAAACAGGAGATCCTCGAGCGTTACCTCAACGCGGCCTACTACGGCCACCGGGCGTACGGGATCTTCGCCGCCTCTCAGGTCTTCTTCTCCAAGCTGCCCCGCGACCTCAACCTGAACGAGGCCGCGCTGCTGGCCGGACTGGTCAAGGCGCCCTCGGCCTACGACCCGGCGACCCAGGACCGGCAGGCCGCGACGAGCCGGCGCAACTACGTGATCGACCAGATGCTCAAGATCAAGGCGATCACCGCGTCGCAGGCCGCCCAGGCCAAGCGGGAGCCGATCAAGCTCAAGCTGAGCGCTCCCCCGAACGACTGCATCAGCATCGCCGACAAGCACAACGACTGGGGCTTCTTCTGCGACTACCTCAAGTCGTGGTGGAAGGAGCAGCCCGCGTTCGGCAGCAACCCGATGGAGCGCGAGGAGAACCTGCGGCGCGGCGGCTACCGGATCGTCACCTCGATCGACCCCAAGGTGCAGGCGTCGGCGATGAAGCACATCCTCGACAAGGAGAAGCGGCGCAGCCGGATCGCGCACGGCCAGGTGATCATCGAGCCGAACACCGGCCGGGTGGTCAGCATGGCGGTCAACCGGCGCTACTCGCTCGACCAGAAGGACAACGAGAAGCACAGCCGCTTCCGCAAGCTGAAGGGCAACTACCCGAACACGGTGAACCCGCTGCTCGGCGGGGGCACGATGGCCGGTTACCAGGCCGGGTCCACGTTCAAGATCTTCACCATGCTGGCCGCGCTCGACGAGGGCATGCCGCTGAGCACCTCCTACTACAGCCCGCAGCGGTTCTACTCGAAATACATCACCGCGCCCGGACCGGCCACCTGCGGGGTGCACTGGTGCCCGAAGAACTCCACGGCCTCGATGACCGGCGACCAGACCATGTGGAGCGGCTTCGGCAAGTCGGTCAACACGTACTTCGTGCAGCTCGAGCAGAAGGTCGGGGCGGACAAGGCGGTCAAGATGGCCGAGCGGCTGGGGCTGCGCTGGCGCACCGACATCGACCGCAAGCTGGCCTCCCCCGAGCACGCGGCGGGATGGGGCGCGTTCACGCTGGGCGTCAGCGACGTCACGCCGATCGAGATGGCCAACGTCTTCGCCACCCTGGCCGCCGAGGGCAACTACTGCGAACCTCTTCCCGTACGGGCGATCAAGAACAGGGACGGGAAGGACGCCACCTTCAAGGGGAAGGTGATCGCGGCCCCGCGCTGCCACCGCGCAGTCACCGCCGACGTGGCCCGGGCGGCCACCGACGCCGCCCGCTGCGTCACCGGCTACGGCGCGGCCCGGGGCGGCTGCGGCGGCTGGGGCACCTCCGAGATGGTCTACAGCACGCTGCGGCGCCCGGTGGCCGGCAAGAGCGGCACCACCGACAGCAACAAGAGCGCCTGGTTCTGCGGCTTCACCCCGCAGCTGGCGGCGGCCGCCTTCGTGGCCGACCCCGACAACCCGGAGAAGAACGTCGGCTCCAACCGCTCGACCACCTCCAAATTCACCGTCGCAGAAACGCTGAAGGACGCGCTCAAAGGGCAGCCGAAGGCGAAATTCACCCCGCCCTCGGACGACCTCGTCTCACGCTGGAAGGACCGCGACCGCGATCGGGACAGTGATCGCGACAGCGACTACGACCAGCGCGAGGACGATTAA
- a CDS encoding TIGR03086 family metal-binding protein: MAVADRVPLDFDPPVRGLRALLLGIDDGELANPTPCPEWTVATLLDHLMGLSVAFTQAAHKRFAAETTSAPAPSAQHLSRHWRSRLPVLLEDLATAWKDPAAWTGTSQAGGVTMPAAALGHVAMNELIMHSWDLARGTGQEYFADPRTLEPLIEFLSGGPAEGTPGLFGPVVPVEDEATLLDQALALAGRDARWRPPPRRRAAAA; the protein is encoded by the coding sequence ATGGCCGTGGCCGATCGTGTTCCTCTGGATTTCGACCCTCCGGTCCGTGGGCTGCGGGCATTGCTGCTCGGCATCGACGACGGCGAGCTGGCGAATCCCACGCCCTGTCCCGAGTGGACCGTCGCCACCCTTCTCGACCATCTGATGGGCCTGTCGGTGGCGTTCACCCAGGCCGCCCACAAGCGCTTCGCCGCCGAGACCACGTCGGCGCCCGCCCCCTCCGCGCAGCACCTGTCCCGGCATTGGCGCAGCCGCCTGCCCGTCCTGCTGGAAGACCTGGCCACGGCCTGGAAGGATCCGGCCGCCTGGACCGGCACGTCGCAGGCGGGCGGCGTCACGATGCCGGCCGCCGCGCTCGGCCACGTCGCGATGAACGAGCTGATCATGCACAGCTGGGATCTGGCCCGCGGCACGGGTCAGGAATATTTCGCCGACCCGCGCACCCTCGAGCCGCTGATCGAGTTCCTGTCCGGGGGCCCCGCCGAGGGCACTCCGGGGCTGTTCGGCCCGGTTGTGCCCGTCGAGGACGAGGCCACCCTGCTCGACCAGGCGTTGGCGCTGGCGGGCCGCGACGCCAGGTGGCGCCCACCCCCACGGCGCCGAGCCGCCGCGGCTTAA